AATCTGAAGCAAGATATTCTTCTTAATGGGTTTAGccaattttttttctatcaattttcGCAGTAgagttttatattttttaagttTTACTTCTTCGTCTTTAGTCAGAGGACAAATACCATGAAGAATGTTGTACACTATTTCCACTAAAATGTTAAATTGATTGTTGCTGATGGTTTGAAGCATGTTCACTCGCTGAATCTTGTGGGTTGTCGTCAACAATCTGAGAAACTCCCGATTTTTTTTAACAGATGCAGTCATACCTTTACATTGGTAGGTATAATATGGTCTCCTCCTCTGGAAAAATGTTAGATGATAAACGATATTTTTCTGCTGTGCCTGGATAAAGCGTCACACACAAATAAGAATACGGAATATCGGTCGCTTTTTTATATGCATCCATGAAATACTTTGATTGGTTAGGAAAAATCTGTCTACCCAAAGTCTTCACCTGCAACTCATCTCTCGGATTCTTAAACAATATAATATAGTGAGCATTCAAAGAGACGGTACGCATATACTTTCCTGGAGGGAAAATGTTTTGTAGCAAACAGATAACTGTTATACCCATGTGATGGGAATATGTTGTAAATAGATTCATTAATTCTACATTATTCGTTCCCTCTCCCATGACATCATCCAACACTAGTAGAATGTTTCCGTAATCACCAGAAAATCTTTCTAAAATTTCCTTATTTGGAATCCCCTTGAGAAAAGTAATTGAGTTAATTTCCCTCTCCATTCGCTCAAATAATGGTTGCCATATTCCATATACGTAGAGTATATGTTTTATACTCGATTCGAATAGATCCAAATGTTTTAATAACGCAAATACAAATGTAGATTTTCCCGCATGTGACTGTCCAGTCACAATGATGTTAGAGTTAGCTTTCAATTTATTCAACGTCTCGATCTCTGTACCCAACATTATTCCCAAGCATTTGATCATGAAATGGGTGCAAGAAAGATGTTGTTACATATTTATTCCATCTactttacatatacatatatgttatgCATGGTTTATTTCATATTATGAAGCACTATTGAATCATTACACATCGTTCTGTCATATGTGTTGTGTTAAACATAATGGAAATGTGCGATTGATAAAATTGAATACGTAAGCATCGCTTTCTTCACAATTGACtgagaaaaactttaaaaaatcgtGAAATGAAAGAGCGCGCACTCttagaaacaaataaaaaatacaataatGACCACATACAAGAGAATCAATACATTGAATAGATGTTTgattgaaatataaattgttagatAATGTATAAAAGTCAATTTGACCTTTATCGCTAAAAACTCCTAGGCTATCAAAAACTTCCACACGATTTCCATCGTTGTAAACTGCAATCCAATGTTGTCCTTCATGTCCATGTGGTTTTGTATTCAATATTAATCCCTGCCCATCACTTAATTTCGTTATGTGATCTGCTGGAAAGACTCCAACGATGTTTTTTCTCATCTGGGGATCGCATCTTATCATGCATTTCAATTGTTCATTGCTAAGAGCAAACATCATTTACACTGTAATAATGTCTCTTGCCTGATTTATCTCAAAAAGAGTGGAATATTGTCCCCAAACAATGGCTGTCACGGTCTCTGGTAGGGCTACACTAAACTGTGCCTCTATGCGCACATTCCCCTGTTTAAGTAATGTAAGATATTCACCCTGCTCAAATGTGGGTTCAAGATCAAAGCAGAATATAACATTCCCACCCTCAGCAAATTGCTTTCTAGTTATTGCATTTCCTCCATCGAAAAGCCATTTTGAGGCATtatcaaataaatttacatatGCTGCGACAACGTTCTCCCCACTCGCTgcatcaaaatttaatttgatagGGGTATTTCCCACTGGATTTCCATcgctatacaatgcaatttgaGAGATGttgaaatgttgaaaattatatGGATTCTTTGAATAATCTCCAGCCGCAGCCAGTGATGATACAAACGCAATGTAGAGACGGTCTGGTCTTGTTCCGGAAAACATGTTTTCCAAAGAAACATTGAGAAGACCTTTGGCAAGATTATACATTTTGACAATGCTCTTTTTGAATGGATATTTGGCAGTTGTTGTCTCCAACATTTTAGCATGACTGAGTATCACGGCGggatttattttacatttacaaacgCGAAGAATAACTTCTTCTAGttgtatttgataatttttcccACTAGCGATGGTTGACATGAGACAAAACTCAGCTCGTGTACGGTAAAATTTTAGAGATATGCCAACTTGATTAAGAATATATCTATCCATTTGAAACAGCTCATGCATAATCGGTCCTTCAAGGTCTACACTCTTACTTCCCTTGACGAATACAGCCCTTCTTAAAAGACCagcattttccccatttttagCATTGACATCGTCAAATTCTCCGGCAGTATCACTCTCCCATAACTGTGAAGTCAATTGTGATGACTTTGCATCAGCTCCATAGTTGATGAGAGTGCTCAACATACTCAAGTACGGATAATGCGCTCCTGAACTGTTAATGGGCTTATTTTGCATAGATACATCCAGCTGACTAAAAAGTAATGGTAAAAGTAAATTCACTGGTCCCACTATATCCTCGCTTGCAAGTGCTTTTTCGCCATTCGTTACTTTTAGTTTAACATACAGTCTACTTCTTTTGAGATCAACATAATCCATTCCATTTTGAGCTGAAAGTTGAAATTCAATTGGTGAACTGTCTGAAATTTGTGATATAGGGCGCACATCCTGAAAGTAAATATTTTCTACGGCAGTCTGAGTTGGTGGCAGGTCAAACAGAGAAAGCTGACTAGGCATGGCCTCcttaaacatttcatttgataagaTGGACATGATTCAATATAATCCAAATACGTCCGATTTTATTTTAACGCCTTTTCTCTTCTTTGCTACACGTCCGTCCTTCGTGGATGATGATTTCTCAGTGACACGCTTCATGGGACGCTTTcccttttcaacatttttgtcCCTTTTAATTTCACTTTTTGCTTGTTCTACTACCTGTTCTGCAGGAGAAGTCACGTTTAAGTGAATATCTTTATCATCCATTTTTGCATATTTGTCGATGGATACCATAAATGGCGATGATTTATTTCGCAATCCACCACCACGTTGATAACCTTTCATGGTATGATCGGCATATGTACTCATATTTCCTTTATATATTTCTCTATAGAAGTTTGTCCATTTTCTTGCATCGGGGATATAGAGTGTTTTATTCAAATCCATGATTAAAAAGGATAGCGAGTCAGATGAAGTGTCATCCACACCTCCGAATCTATAAATGTGGCTGGTGAGTGAGTATCATCctttaaatacatgtgtatgtcaGACAGGTTTTTGACTCTGAGGGGAATATAGTACACGGGATAAATTTTTTCTTTCCATCCATAAGAAGGATCGGCTTGAATTACTCGCAGTAATGGTTGTTCCTGTCCGCCGACAGTTGAGAAGTCACACACATTCGAATAAACAAATACTGGTTTATTGATTAATATCTTAATAGATTTTGATGTTTCCTGGTCAAtgatagttgttttttttttttttttgtttttttttttttgttgccaAGGTAAAAAACTCGCATATTCCTATTTTCCAATATCCATGTAAATCAATTGCATCCTCAAGATGAATTTTGAAATCATAGGGTTTGTTATCAGGAAAGTAGTTCAAAGAGTAATTTGAACGGAGAAATATGTACTTTTCCATTACTTAGAGCGCAGATCAATGATATCTGATTCCTTAATCCACTGATTGAATTTGCTGGGCCAAGATTCAAATTTCACTAAAACCTCTTCCATCCCCTTCCGCCTCcttcttttgataattttttccACCAACCACAGAGAATCTTCGTCTTTATCAACTTTTTGTAAATCGATTTCATAAAAGTCTCCCTCAATCAATTCGTCATTGAAGTCTTTTACCTTGTACAATGGTATTCCTTGCAAGTGAAATCGTTTCACAATTTTAAACACTTCACCGGTAAATTGTTGATTATATCCCCGTTGAAAGACATGTTTTAAATGCGAAAGTCTTACCAAATCATCTATTTTATATCGATATTTGATTGTGTGTCGAATCTTTTTCTTAGTTGTTTTAATTCTTTTACCTATAGTTTTAGCTTTTTTTAAATACAGAGTAGCCCAAACGTTTGCCTCGTTATCCTTTGTCACTTCCTTCGGTGCAAGACCCTTAAGACTTCTATGAGGTGTTGCATTGTAATTTGCAACAAGATCTGGTAAGATATCTACATATCTATTGGTTCTATTTTTTTGAAAGTATCGATATAATCTTCCACGAATAGTTCGAATGACTCTCTCCGCGATAGAGGCTTATGAGTTCTGATTAGCAAAAAATAATCGAACTCCCTCTTTTTGCAAATAATTTTGTAGTTGAATATTTCTAAATTAACCCCCGCGATCGCTTCTTAATGTCTTACACTTAATGCCAGACTCAAATACTAGTTTAATAGCATTCAAAACATCTCCTGCTGATTTTCGTTTAAGTACACCAATTcgcaaatattttgaaagagtgTCTATCAATATCAGCAGGAATCTAATGTCATCATTTTCTTTTGACAGATTCTGAACATCCATTAAGTCCATGCTCCACTGAACATTTAGACCGCTAACACGTATATTAGGTAATTTTGAGGTTCGTCGAACTTGTCGTTGTAAAGTGTATGCATCTTGCTTTCTCAAccactttgaaataaaatatttgctgAATTTAAAGTCTTTGTTTGATTTCAACGTTTGATAGAGTTTTCCAGGTGTTGTATATGCCGCTGGATTACTAATGTTGTAGTAGTAATTCTCCAAATACTCtgctttttctttttcactcaTCTTTCACACTATTCACCGCTTGCTTCCTTCTCCAATTGTGAATATAATTCACTCTTCCAAATATCTGTAAAACGATATGTTTTCATATATTCCCATAATGATACTATTTCACTCCAACCACAGTCATAATTCTTTAACATGTTGTTCAGAACTTCTCGAATGTTCAGTTTCATATAGGCCAAATCAAATAACATTATCAGtttcatttgttttgaatccaTCAGACATGAATGTTCCCATTGTGAAGGATGTTCTGTTTCACACCCGCTACATCTTTCTTCAGATagttcatgaattttattcCAAATAGTTTCAGCACAAATGGAAACAAGAAGTTCGTAATATCTGTATGTAACTTCCATCGTTGATAAGTAGTTTATCAGATTGATGTGGAATGCAGTTTGCTTATATAGTTGCTAAATCTTGTTGTATCATATCAATTGCTTAATTCCCTCCATTAGTTGTTTTCAGTATAGAAGAATCGATATGGTTCATTGAGCCCTTCAAATATTGCCACTGCATTTTAGTAATTTGAATTCCATTTAACATCTCTTCTCCATCTTTGAAATGACGAATATCTAGTGTTGTATCATTGGACTGACATATTCTGACGTAAACTTCATCTCCAAGTGGATATTTGTCTACATATAGACATTTTGGTATAACATATGTTAAGTTCTCGCTGTTGTGTTGAATATGTTCTCCCATTCTAAGCTTCTTTTTGCTCTCTAAATCATCCAACAAAATCGTATTCGTACAGAGAAGTATTATAAcagtgaatgaaataaaatagaatAGTACAAAGCCCAACTTTTGTTTCCTGAATGTTTTTCTACATTCATCATCACATCCCACCTCCAATAAATTAGAAACTACTGTTACACTTTCCATTATTTTACCTACGCAGTGTACCACCCTTTGCAGAAACTAAATCAAAATGAATGTCTGATTGTGTAACATAAactgatatatattattgtaagcCTTTGGCACTTCTCATTAAGACTTctagaatatttacataattgAATGAGTTTGTACACACCTCCTACGTTTATACAAATTGTGTACATTACCTGTATAGTGGAGATTGTTGAACATTTCGATTTATTTTACATAATTGGGGTAATTGACATATACACTTATTTACATACTTGGTATAATTTATATAGGTTGTTGAAGCTtccaaattatttacataattgacatatatacatattcaatGTGGAGTTTAATCTGAACGTTTCAATTTAATTTACATATGCTTATAATTGATATGTAATTAGTGTGGTGGAGGTTGTTGAAACTTCCATATTAATTTAAATAATTGGTATAACTTGTAAAATGAAAGTGGGCGGAGTTCATATGTGTGCCTTCCAATTTATTTACACATATTAAATGTGAGCGGGGTTTAATTTAACCGCTATATGTAATTGACATCTGCTTATTTACATAATTGGTATAATTAGTGTGGAGGAGGTTGTTGAATCTTGCAAGTTATTTTAAATAGTTGCTATAACTTATATAGTAAAGTGGGTGGTGTTTAAATCCGAGCCTTCcaatttatttacataattggTATGGCTATATAGTGGAGGTTGTCGAGCCTTCCAAGTTATTTACATAATTGGTATAACTTATATAGTAAAGTAGGAGGACTGTCGAACCTTCCGTGTTAATTTAAATAATTGGTATAACTTGTAAAATGAAGGTGGGCGGAGTTTATATCTGTGCCTTCCAATTTATTTACGCATATTAAATGTGAGCGGGGTTTAATTTAACCGCTATATGTAATTGACATCTGCTTATTTACATAATTGGTATAATTAGTGTAGAGGAGGTTGTTCAATCTTGCAAGTTATTTTAAATAATTGGTATAACTTATATAGTAAAAGTGGGTGGAGTTTAAATGCGAGCCTTCcaatttatttacataa
Above is a genomic segment from Ostrea edulis chromosome 3, xbOstEdul1.1, whole genome shotgun sequence containing:
- the LOC125656626 gene encoding uncharacterized protein F54H12.2-like, translated to MSILSNEMFKEAMPSQLSLFDLPPTQTAVENIYFQDVRPISQISDSSPIEFQLSAQNGMDYVDLKRSRLYVKLKVTNGEKALASEDIVGPVNLLLPLLFSQLDVSMQNKPINSSGAHYPYLSMLSTLINYGADAKSSQLTSQLWESDTAGEFDDVNAKNGENAGLLRRAVFVKGSKSVDLEGPIMHELFQMDRYILNQVGISLKFYRTRAEFCLMSTIASGKNYQIQLEEVILRVCKCKINPAVILSHAKMLETTTAKYPFKKSIVKMYNLAKGLLNVSLENMFSGTRPDRLYIAFVSSLAAAGDYSKNPYNFQHFNISQIALYSDGNPVGNTPIKLNFDAASGENVVAAYVNLFDNASKWLFDGGNAITRKQFAEGGNVIFCFDLEPTFEQGEYLTLLKQGNVRIEAQFSVALPETVTAIVWGQYSTLFEINQARDIITV